One stretch of Bacteroidota bacterium DNA includes these proteins:
- the scpB gene encoding SMC-Scp complex subunit ScpB, whose protein sequence is MSEAQAEIKAEGIMEEIVVSTELKNIIEALIFASDEPMTVRFLRAITDDVNKELPPAEHLIVNAEIIRKAVADLNRGYGKMGSGFRIIEIAGGFTYATQEQFSSWVGKLAKEKARRRLSPTAVETLAIIAYKQPIAKGEVEFIRGVNVDYIINALLEKDLIHITGRANTPGRPLLYGTTQKFLEHFGLNDLTDLPKPREISELINETELEVDRRLLAEQQELEFKEDLEKKLDGNEGSKNKPQRGPKIKVPDEVKEENRRKEKQEAETEQTPIPVENKNIEEGERSSESNLVTDEMTGVIEVDQPNEAALHENEAVLPVIVEQDHLETNVSEGQDQNSVQPEEPLVSSPTDLTNLSEPEVQEVHLSVSEPENQTIDEQVPLTTDVPESRMTDLENPENRAIDLEHPVVQQTESEPTISTEDAEGHLAVSTESELRGQELQEGTIPGGQQPDQPSQTGWSKWKSKVKTFFQKLFA, encoded by the coding sequence ATGAGTGAAGCACAAGCAGAGATCAAAGCGGAAGGAATAATGGAAGAAATCGTTGTTTCGACCGAGTTGAAGAACATCATCGAAGCACTCATCTTTGCCAGTGATGAGCCGATGACGGTGCGGTTCCTTCGTGCCATAACGGACGATGTGAACAAGGAGTTGCCTCCCGCTGAACATCTTATTGTGAATGCAGAGATTATCCGTAAAGCCGTTGCTGATCTAAATCGGGGATATGGCAAAATGGGGAGCGGATTTCGTATCATCGAAATTGCCGGCGGGTTTACATACGCCACTCAAGAACAATTTTCATCCTGGGTTGGAAAACTTGCGAAAGAAAAAGCACGCCGTCGTTTATCCCCGACGGCAGTGGAAACACTTGCAATCATCGCTTATAAACAGCCGATCGCTAAAGGAGAAGTTGAATTTATTCGCGGTGTGAATGTCGATTATATCATTAACGCATTGTTGGAGAAAGATCTCATTCACATCACCGGTCGGGCAAATACTCCAGGTCGTCCATTATTGTACGGTACTACGCAAAAATTTTTGGAACATTTTGGACTCAATGATCTTACTGATTTGCCGAAACCGCGTGAGATATCAGAATTGATTAATGAAACAGAATTGGAAGTTGACCGCCGCCTTCTTGCCGAACAGCAGGAGTTGGAGTTCAAAGAAGATCTGGAAAAGAAGTTGGATGGAAATGAAGGATCCAAAAACAAACCGCAGCGAGGACCGAAAATCAAGGTACCGGATGAAGTGAAAGAAGAGAATCGGCGCAAGGAGAAACAGGAAGCGGAAACGGAACAAACGCCGATTCCCGTGGAAAATAAAAACATTGAAGAAGGAGAACGATCATCAGAAAGCAATTTGGTAACAGACGAAATGACGGGGGTGATAGAGGTCGATCAACCGAACGAAGCGGCGCTCCACGAAAACGAAGCGGTGCTTCCAGTGATAGTCGAACAGGATCATTTGGAGACAAACGTTTCCGAAGGCCAGGATCAAAATTCGGTACAACCGGAGGAACCTCTCGTTTCAAGTCCGACAGATTTGACAAACCTGAGCGAACCGGAAGTACAGGAAGTTCATTTGAGCGTAAGCGAACCGGAAAACCAGACAATAGACGAACAGGTTCCTTTGACGACAGACGTTCCGGAAAGCCGAATGACCGATTTGGAAAATCCGGAAAACCGCGCGATCGATTTGGAACATCCGGTCGTTCAACAGACAGAAAGCGAACCGACAATTTCGACGGAAGACGCGGAGGGTCATTTGGCAGTGTCGACCGAAAGCGAACTCCGAG
- a CDS encoding segregation/condensation protein A: MDKAYRVKLSDFEGPLDLLLFFIKRDELDIYDIPIAKITKEFLQYLQYLQELNLDIAGEFIVTAAELMQIKAQMLLPRPDGEGEEEFDPRAELVRRLLEYKRWKEMAEELERRQIQHKKLAYRGNFEHDPIVIEEENDDDIIRDVTLFDLIAAFQFAVNKMPRKHVHEINKLNVSLDEQMQFIVNFFKDKKEVSFFDIVFSMNEKIRIVVTFIAILELMKQNIIAINQYDPYTDITIIKVSDATAIVLPDSTY; this comes from the coding sequence ATGGATAAAGCATACAGAGTAAAATTATCAGATTTTGAAGGCCCACTGGATCTTCTTCTCTTTTTTATTAAAAGAGATGAATTGGATATTTATGATATTCCAATAGCGAAAATTACAAAAGAGTTTTTGCAATACCTTCAATATCTGCAGGAATTGAATCTGGATATTGCCGGAGAGTTTATTGTGACGGCGGCGGAGTTGATGCAGATAAAAGCGCAGATGCTGCTGCCGCGCCCAGACGGTGAAGGAGAAGAGGAGTTCGATCCACGCGCGGAACTTGTTCGTCGGCTGTTGGAATATAAGCGCTGGAAAGAGATGGCGGAAGAACTTGAGCGCAGGCAGATACAGCATAAAAAATTGGCGTATCGCGGCAATTTTGAGCACGATCCCATAGTTATCGAAGAAGAAAATGACGATGATATTATCCGTGACGTGACGTTGTTTGATCTGATTGCAGCATTTCAGTTTGCAGTGAACAAAATGCCCCGCAAACATGTACACGAGATCAACAAATTAAACGTATCGCTTGATGAACAGATGCAGTTCATTGTAAATTTCTTCAAAGACAAAAAAGAGGTATCTTTTTTTGACATTGTGTTTTCGATGAACGAAAAAATCCGCATTGTGGTGACGTTTATAGCAATCCTGGAATTGATGAAACAGAATATTATTGCCATCAACCAATACGATCCGTATACCGATATTACGATTATCAAGGTGAGCGACGCAACAGCGATCGTATTGCCCGATTCAACATATTAA